The region AGACACAAATAAAGCGGCAAACATTTTGACTCTTTATACCCTTATTCGGTCCAGACAGCGAATAAAACCGTGTCCACATGATGGTTATTAAAATACTCACTGGCGGAGGAGACAGAGCCGACATCCTGCCCGCAGTTGATGAAACAGCCGCAGGGAAGATGAATCCAGCGCTCTGAGAGACAGAACACCGGAGTGACAGTAGCTGAGAGCAAGGTCAGGAAGAAGCACAGCGTCTCCACAGATGAGGAGTGCACCCGGACAACGTGGCTGACGAGGATCTGCGTCTGCAAAGGCAACATTAATATCGCTACGAAGGGGAAGATTACAATATAGAACACAATTATAGCCCTTCCATCCACAACAATGCAAGCCTTAACGACAGAACCATTACGAGAGCACTTGTGATATATCACGACGCCGGACCACATTCGTATCATCACTAACGCAGGACATTATCTTCGTAAACGGCTCGTTTCAGTAAAAGCTTTTAGAAGATAAGAATACGAGTATAAAGAATCctaattcacaaaaaaaaaaaaaaaaaaaaaaaaaatcggatcGGGGCAGAATCATAAATGGCTTTGTACTGCACAAAGAGCTCAGTAGATATTGCGCAACACTCCAGACCCAATTACAGGGAACACACAATCATTTCAGAGTAAAgactttaaagctttactcaGGATTCACATAACTCTGAAGGCACTATTTACCCTGAATAATAGATGATGTCCAATAATTAGTTTCTTCCAAACTCACCGTTTCTACATCCTTCAGACAACAATCGACTAAAGTCTGCCGTCTTGAACGAAGTGTCAGTTCTTTATATTCGCTCAAAGGACCCAAGGAATGAAAAAGAACGCTTCCGGAGAAAAGACACACCAGGGCTTCTCATGCAGAAGTCTTTTGTGTTTGTACGGGGTTCTTTTAATAGATAATAGAGGGTTCTTAGCTTCTCTTGAATTGACGGTTAGATAATACTGGTAATGGTCACTGACAAATGATAGCCAAATGATATCAAAGATCAATTGATTTACGGTATGTAGCTGTCCCAGTTTGTTCTGAACATGAGAGCTACAGTGTGCACTATACGTGCAACACATGATGTTCTCACCATGGCTGAATAGGATGAATATATATCAGTCATGCAGGTACAGAAAGGAGGGATGTGTTCTTTTTCATCCAGCATTAAAAACTGACCAATCCGAGCTTTCTGAATTGATAGGCAAGCAGGCAAGTAGTGAAGCTTCCTTCCCTGATGAAATCTCCAGCTTGCTGACCAGCTAGCAGTTCCCAAAACGCATGCCGAGCTTGTACAGCTATTAAGTGAGGCTAGTGGTCCGGGATTATGTGTCACGTGTAGACCTTTTGTACATTTAGTATGTGTGTTTTACCTGGAAAGGTGCATGAAGATTACCTTTAAagctttttatattattaaaactaattgatgtccaattatgtaccttaaatcgTACACTATGTCCACTAGATTAACTCTTAATCTGTTGAATTATTGGTTACTGTGTGGAATTAAGGATGTGTGAGGAGACTGACTGAATACTGAGAGATTGTTTTAATGGTTGAATTCCACCACTGGACTCTCTATTTATCTCACCATCATGGGCATCCACAGCAGGACTCGCGCCATTGCCAGGATCAGCGAGAAGCGTTTCTGCGCGAAGAGTCTGGCGGGGCAGCGGCGCACGCCGTCCTTATCGAAGCGCAGCTCACTGGCGGGCGAAGAGCACGAACACGTCTCGCTTTTACTCCTCAGGCCTGTCACATGGGACCCGAAGCCACTAAAACTCCTATCTAAACTCTCCCGAGACAGAGAGGTGAAAGCGCTGGGCTGGAGCGCCTCGACGGAGCAAAGGAGCCGGTGAGCGAGAGGCGCGGCGCACACCGCCAGTCCGCCGGCGCACAGCGCGTAGAGCGCGAAGAGGAACGGCGCGTAGACGTCGTCGCTGTGCGGCAGGCAGCCGACGGAGGCGCGCGCAAAGCGTCCCCAGCCGCACAGCGGGAGCGCACTCACCACCAGGCTCAGCACCCACACCATCGCGAGTGCGCACAGCACGCGACCACGTCTTCcgtttccttcttctcctttgCTCTCCTCGCGCGCTCCGACGCGCTTGGTCGCATACAGCGCGTACGCCACGACGAGGCACGCCTTTATGTTGCTCGAGAGTCCTTGGAAAACGTACAGGAGACCGGATAAAGTGCACATGGTTCCGTCGCAAGCCTCCGCCGTCCCGTTATTTCTCCTCCACTGCAGCACCATGGTGAGGCAAAGCGGCACCACGCAGATCAGGTCATCCACCGACAGCGAGGCCACAATGAGGCACATGGAGGACCTGCTCCTCGTCCTGAGCAGAGAAACGAGCGAGAAAATGCCACCCGCGCAGATCACGGCGGCGAGCGCGAGACACGCGCCGAAGAGGACGTGCCAGTTGGCGTCGGTCGGGTCCGCACCGTCCCGGCTCTCCGCCGTCAGGTTGGTCTTGTTTACAATGGATGACATCCTCTGAACCGTCGGATCTCACGCGCTCGTGCGAAAATCCATCAGAACGCGCGCGCTAAAAGTTCGTGTACACCTAGCGCGCATGAAACGTGCCCTGAATCCTCGGCACGCGAAGATGCACGTGCACTTTAATTTGACCGAGAAATGTCGGAAAGTGGCGTGGCTGCACTGTAGGGAGGCACAAATTAACGGTAATTTAGTGTTTTCTGGGAACCAGTGTGGCCATAAAACGGCGCGGCTGATGCTCATCGTAGCCTGTTGTGCAGCAGGTGTGCACCGAGTCTGCGCTCGCGCAGCATACTCCTCACAACATGAATGAGCTCGAGCTGAGCGAGGAGCAACGGGCTCGTAAAGGGAGGAGTGAGCCCTCCTCCTCTGAATGaacgtgtgcgtgcgtgtgtgtgtgtgtgtgtgtgtgatgcatgcATGACGTGCTTCCACGAAACGTGACTGTGTCCTAAATGTCTCCCTATTGGACAAATAGTTAACTAGATAGCGTGCATCAGTCATTTCTCACtaattagtttatattttgTGTAGTGGAGTAGGATGCACCTGTCTCAGCATAGGTTccaccccagtgacaaggaaacATGGGCTATATTTGTTTATGTATAACCCATACAtgatatgaaaaacaaaaaatatctaATAATTTTGGTTCAGTGGTATTACTTTATGAAGATATATAGTTATGAGCTCACATGGGACACCCAACAATGAGCAACTAAAAGAcatctaaaacaaaaaaacaaatctctTCATTAAAGATTCACTAATGCgaaaattatttctttatttgataTCGATATCAGAGTTCTGAGTATCAGCCATTACTCATAATCCCACCAGCACATTAACTCAGCTGAGCTGAAAAAACATTAGAGGTTCCATGATGGTGTGCTAAGTTGTGTTTCGTATTCACTTGCACGATCTGTGTCATGTCAGATATTcactgcaaaaaatatatataaataaataaataaaaaatacagaagaTCGGAAATGATGTCAGATCTGATCCGATGCCAGTGAAGCATTTCAGGTCGACGTTTATTCATGCATTAATGCATTTTCCTCTTACGTTTAGAACTCAGCAATgcttaatgttttaatttttttcggCAGATTTTCATCCTCTACAATGTTAAGTAATGTAGCAATTAATGTAGTAGGTAATGTAGCAGTATttatcagagagagagcgagagagagacagagagagacagagagagagagatttatctCATCCATTAATGGCCAAGTTCAGTAGAGCACCATCAGTCTGTGTTAGCATCGCTGCCGAAAAACTATAAATATGCAAAAGCACAGCCCCagttcacacttttttttttttatgtgtaatgTTTGAGGAATTTCAGGAAAtgtattatatgtattttttattatttataaaaaaaaataaataaaaaataatatatacctTATATATTGATATAAGATGCACTAACCTCATAACTTGACACAGACAGCGTATTCCACTGAAAACTACTCTTttcaaaattacatttttttttcattttcaataaaagcattttgtccaaaaacgaagctcgtctgtctgtctgtctgtctgtctgtctgtctgtctgtctgtctgtctgtctgtaaagCAAACTCAGCAGCAGAAACCTTTTATCCAATAAAGCCAATCTCATCAGCTGGCCTTCTGGCTTGGTCAGTGCACACCAAGACACTTGATGGAGTAATTGACTGTAAtttaatcagagagagagagagagagagagagaaacgtgTGTTACATTTAGAGTGTTAGCTTGATACTTTACCCATAAAGCACACGTCGGAGTTTATGGAGAAcagtgttttctgttttccgtaatttccaataacagcacatcccgaagcgttttattccagtccttccctcaccagcctctctcctcttcctcactTCAAGTTAacgagacaaaaacaaaaaccccagcCTGTCTTgttagagagaaagagtggCAACGTCAAAGCCGTCTGTTCCACATTTTTCGAAAACGTTCCGACtggtacaaagtgctgacactgcagactcctcccattaatgctaaataaacatttacgtTTAGTCATTTAttgcgcttttatccaaatgatgaaatacaagcaaagcgatagatcaagcggagaacaatacgagtggtgctaccatacaagatcttttaattgagttccagaagagcAAACTGcacagagtcgaggtgtaagagccagagtaggtttattattattttttaaaagtaatgtGGGGTTGgagttttaggggttagttgggtgttcacggaagaggtgggtctttagctgttttgtgAAGATGGTGAcggattctgcggtccggattgaggttggaagttcattccacgaCTGAGGGACGgtcagtgtgaaggttctggaaagggatcttgagccacgcCGAGTAGGCACTAGTAAGCGTCGGGCGTTAATCGATCTCAGATTGCgctaaataaacataaacatctctgtacagaaaacttcaccatttcGACTTTATTATACAGTACGTACATTATACGTCTCTCTCggaaacaaataataaaaaaaaaaaactcttttttttttttaatgttcagtACCAGGTTTAGATTACGTGGAGCACCAGTCATACAAGTCCCTCCGAATGAGCTGTTAGATCTCGTTCAACTctcattttctgaccaatcaggaatcaagaattcaaaacACCTGGTATAGAGTGTCAGAAACCACATCAACAAGCCTGTTTGagataataaacaaaatgtctGTCACTGTTTGACGCAAGTGTGTGATTTATACACGCTGCTCGAATGACTGTAAACTTGATACTAATGGCATTGCTTGCTTGTTAGCAAAATTAGCCTCGTGACTCAAATCTAAAGCAAATCTATCACCTATTAGCATATCTAAaggtacatacatatatagatagatgtagCTTCCCAGGAAAGCTCTCCTGCAAAtcctagtgtgtgtgtacatgtatgtgcTTGTGTTTGCACGATAACGACCttgtcctttctttttctcctgacATCCTCAAGGCTTACGTTTTGACTGATGGGTTTCTTTGGTGCAAGGTCACTGGAGAGAAAGTGCTTACGCACTCTATTATCTAAACCCCATTCCTCAGGTAACTGAAATAGAATTTAAAGTGGATGCCTGTCTCTCATTCGTACATACAGAGCGTGGATACAGAAATGAAGGGATATCTGGACATTTTTCTGAATCTCAACGGAAAAAAATCGCAGCGGAGTGGCAATGGATTCTATCAAAGACAACATCAGACGAGGAGACGAGGCAGTTCAGCATTCAATGGCacttaaacaaaccaaaaaattcCCTTCGCTTTGCTTTGTTgctaaaagaaagagagaaaaaaagaaaggcaaaTAGCCCAGTCTGTCATACTGTTACAATGACACCAGCACAGGTAATAGGGTGTTGCTTTAACTGATTTTATTTACCAAAGTTATTAAAgttcttaaagtgcacctattatagtttttttttctctcaaataCTCccgttcatgtagtgtgttatatatgtcgctgtttgtgaatgtaaaacgtctgcaaagtttcaaaaatcaaagcgcacgacaaacggagttatcgactcctaaaagaaggaatcgattctgaacagctgaatcgagtcgttagtgattccagactttacttcctgtactaacctacgtaggtttatagcaataaaccccgcctctggtcttcatcggctgctcgctgacagcggtagaccgatcacgacacactgggacgtctgaccaatcagagcagagtatgctctctgaaaggaggagtttagaatgaatcgtttagaacggatcatttaacgagtcgtttgtgcaCGGTAAAGTGATTTagacctcggatgcgtgtaaatctattgttTGAGACctgtaaaacaaaattaggctcGTTACAAATCCATAATTGGTGCTCTTTAAGTGATTATCATCTAGCAGCAGGCCAAACGTGACTGTATCAGTGAATCGGCCCAAATGGAGAACAAACCTAAGCATCTTATAGACTGATCTACAGTCTGGGGCTAGGAGAAATCAGCACCATCAAGCTAGACATCCAAGACATGATCAGATCATATTAACTAGCCAGCTCGCTTTCTCACTAGGTAGCAAGTGAACACTAGCAACTATAAGATTGTtttagtgtatatacagtacggTACCTTATTGCGCTGACACATTTTGTGTCTCAGAAGCTCCATTCATAAACTTTTTCATCTCCTTTGGAGGCAGCAAGGACTTGGCACTGTCAGGggaaaatgaaatcattttcagccacacacacacacacacacacacacacacacacacacacacacctacacacacagtgaatgcATCAACTGACCTTGTCTACCCTCataataaatatgataaatatgaaAGTTTGAGAAAGTGCATGCGAAGCTGAGGTTGACAAGTAttacaaccccgattccgaaaaatttgggacagtatggaaaatgctaataaaaacaaagaggagtgatttgtaaatgtactttgacttgtatttaaacaaacaaacaaacaaacaaaaacgtataaaggcaaggtatttgatgttttacctaatcaactgcatagttttttgaaggtaaatgtttattttgaaattggtGCGTTCcaaaacatgttccaaaaaagttgggacaggggaagtttaggactaatagcgatgtgatgagttgaaataagaaggtgatagTCCTAGGCCTAGTCCTTTTTTGAAGgcaaggacgggtcgaggctcgccgatctgccaacagatacATCAGTGAATAaaccaacactttgagaagaacattccccaaagacacatCGGTAGGATTTTAAGtttttcaccttctacagtgcacaatataattaaaagattcaaggaatccggtcaactcttggtgcgtaaagggcgaggccgaaaaccacttctgaatgcgtgtgatctccgatccctcagacgtcactgtcttaaaaaccgtcacaagtctgtaatggatatcccgacatgggctcgggaatactttcgtaaacctttgtcactcgacaccattcgccgctgcatccacagatgcaagttaaggctttactatgtaaGGCTttactgtccagaagctccgcccacttctctgggcttggtACCATAAaggatggacagtagcacagtggaatcgtgttttgtggtctgagaagttgacatttcaaatagtttttggacaaaacagccgtcgtgttctctgggccaaagaggaaaaggaccatccaagccgTTATCGGTGTCAGGTCCTAAAGCCGGGGTGTGTCATGGTacggggtgtgtcagtgcccatggtatgggtaacTCGGGTAactattaatgcagaaagatatgtacacattttatagcaacatacgctgccatccagagcaggacaacgccaaaccacattcggcccagattacaagcgcatggttgcgtaagcagggAGTGCGGGTGCGAccatggcctgctgcagtcctgacctgtctcccattgagaatgtgtggagtattatgaagcgcaaaataaggcaacgaagatcctgtacagttgtgcagctgaagaaatgcataatggatgaacgggggaaaattccacttaaccgctaaacttaaccaacttaTGACTTCACTCAGCATTAATacgtgttattaaaagaaaagatgatgTTACACAATGGTAAACAtccgactgtcccaacttttttggaaaaaaagttgccgtcatcagatttgaaattagtgtatattttcaaaactaAACTAAATTCGCTAAATTTCACACCAACCCTCCCATTTTATCCGTTCTGGGGTCCAGTGTCTGGGGTTCCCTGTCTGGGAATCAAACCTGGGTCACGGCAGTGAGAGCATGGGATCCTTAGCCTCTAAACCACCAGGGAACCAGAAATGAAGACATaagtaaattataataataagtaaacatATTGATAAGTAAATTATTGAACAGGGGCATTAATATGAACCagcgatttgcagctgcactattgtcatagctgctgtcatagaaaagtaatcaccttctgaccaatcagaatcgagaattcaacagcgctgtggtgtcgATAAGAAATATGCcgtagtttgtgtgtgtgtgtgtagaaggtctttatttatttataatcatatcctgtttttctttctttctattttttcttGAACAGCTATCTGTGTAGAGTGGCTTGAAATGAAACAGTTAGAGGCCTGCGCCAAAATaatttactctgtgtgtgtgcgtgtgtgtgtgtgtgtgtgtgtgtgtgtgtgtgtgtgtgtgtgtgtgtgtgtgtgtgtgtgtgtgtgtgtgtgtgtgtgtgtgttagtgaagCATGAATCAGATAACAGGATTTAAAATTGAGcacttctaacacacacacacacacacacacacacacacacacacacacacacacacacacacacactttttccttCACACTCTCATTTATGACATGGATAAGGCACTGAAAAATGACCTCAACATACATATTCACTTATCAATATGGTaatgttctttctctctctgtctctctctcactcgctctttctctctctctctctctctctctctctctctctctctctctctcactctctctctctttcactctctgtctctctctcactctctctctctctctctctttcactttctctctcactttctctctcactctcactctctctttctctctctctctcttcctctctcactctctctcactctctctgtctctctctctttcactctctccctccctctctctctctcacgttctctctctctctctctttcactctctctcactttctctctctctctctctctctctctctctctctctctctctctctctcactctctctctctttcactctctgtctctctctcactctctctctctctctctctttcactttctctctcactttctctctcactctcactctctctttctctctctctctcttcctctctcactctctctcactctctctgtctctctctctttcactctctccctccctctctctctctcacgttctc is a window of Ictalurus punctatus breed USDA103 chromosome 4, Coco_2.0, whole genome shotgun sequence DNA encoding:
- the LOC108264440 gene encoding probable G-protein coupled receptor 149, which codes for MSSIVNKTNLTAESRDGADPTDANWHVLFGACLALAAVICAGGIFSLVSLLRTRSRSSMCLIVASLSVDDLICVVPLCLTMVLQWRRNNGTAEACDGTMCTLSGLLYVFQGLSSNIKACLVVAYALYATKRVGAREESKGEEGNGRRGRVLCALAMVWVLSLVVSALPLCGWGRFARASVGCLPHSDDVYAPFLFALYALCAGGLAVCAAPLAHRLLCSVEALQPSAFTSLSRESLDRSFSGFGSHVTGLRSKSETCSCSSPASELRFDKDGVRRCPARLFAQKRFSLILAMARVLLWMPMMTQILVSHVVRVHSSSVETLCFFLTLLSATVTPVFCLSERWIHLPCGCFINCGQDVGSVSSAMHKRRFEFNLSFQQGYGIYKIPHAPSPSVEKPCYSSLYDHDFSKSRVAILSSGQITSLASRDFRKMVVEEEEDCSLHGKLLLDSASCQVRTEAPEQLNSVEQDTFGKVSPAVSGCDGEDLNLDTSSVFDGPERRLSHEECRKIELTDWEWCRSKSERTPRQRSVGGLAIPLCAFQGTVSLQAPTGKTLSLSTYEVSSDGLKISPNNTKKVEVYRSKSVGHEPSAEEHNSGSGGGGGVADTNVKIHLEVLEICDNEEAMDSVSIVSNISQSSMHARSPSLRYSRRENRFVSCELGETASYSLLIPGSSPDGASIHIPDTVEAHRQNSRRQQCEVGGYREEIQLLNEVYKKQEGELDN